TACTCCCGGGCCGCCGCAGGGGCGCGCTACCAAAATATCGAAAACAACCCCATGCACAGTAGCCGGTGGCCGCCGGCGTGCGACCAGCCAGCTTGACACGTCGGGCAACTCAGTGTCATATTTCTAATATTCCGAAAATTGGCCGCGGGTGTTACGATCCGGCCGGGTAGACCTGCGCGACGTGAAACGCCTTGGTGGTGACGAGCCACCTGCCGTCGATCCGGTGAAACACGAGATGGTCGATGAAGCCGGTCTGGCCGGCCCTGACGCGCACCTTGGCGATGGCGAGATCGGACGCGGTCTGCTCGATGCTGATGATCGCCTCCTCGCGCGGCGACTTCATCGACGCCGGCGAGGGACGGCTGCGGATGAAGTCGCGGAATTCCGCGGCCGACCGCACCGTGTGCCTGCCGTCCCGGATGCCGTGCACGATGCAGGCATCGGCGAACACGTCGTGG
This Bradyrhizobium sp. CCBAU 53421 DNA region includes the following protein-coding sequences:
- a CDS encoding nuclear transport factor 2 family protein produces the protein MSDIQAIASAIDGYFNLMYDVDDSRFHDVFADACIVHGIRDGRHTVRSAAEFRDFIRSRPSPASMKSPREEAIISIEQTASDLAIAKVRVRAGQTGFIDHLVFHRIDGRWLVTTKAFHVAQVYPAGS